One genomic window of Conger conger chromosome 7, fConCon1.1, whole genome shotgun sequence includes the following:
- the appbp2 gene encoding amyloid protein-binding protein 2 produces MAAVELEWIPETLYNTAISAVVDNYSRSRRDIRSLPENIQFDVYYKLYQQGRLCQLGGEFCELEVFAKVLRASDKRHLLHHCFQALMDHGVKVASVLASSFSRRCSYIAESDAHVKEKAIQFGFVLGGFLSDAGWYGDAEKVFLSCLQLCTLHDEVLHWYRAVECCVRLLHVRNGNCKYHLGEETFKLAQSYMDKLAKHGHQANKAALYGELCALLFAKSHYDEAYRWCIEAMREITVGLPVKVVVDVLRQASKACVVKREFRKAEQLIKHAVFLAREHFGHKHPKYSDTLLDYGFYLLNVDNICQSVAIYQTALDIRQSVFGGKNIHVATAHEDLAYSSYVHQYSSGKFDNALFHAERAIDIITHILPEDHLLLASSKRVKALILEEIAIDCHNKETEERLLQEAHDLHLSSLQLAKKAFGEFNVQTAKHYGNLGRLYQSMRKFKEAEEMHIKAIQIKEQLLGQEDYEVALSVGHLASLYNYDMNQYDDAEKLYLRSIAIGKKLFGEGYSGLEYDYRGLIKLYNSVGNYEKVFEYHNILSNWNRLRDRQFAVADALEDVNTSPQATEEVVQSFLLSQGHAAGHGCLG; encoded by the exons atgGCCGCAGTGGAGCTCGAATGGATCCCAGAGACACTGTATAACACTGCTATTTCTGCGGTGGTGGACAATTACAGTCGATCGCGAAGGGATATCCGTTCCCTTCCAGAAAATATACAGTTTGATGTGTACTACAAG TTGTACCAACAGGGCCGGCTATGCCAGCTCGGGGGAGAGTTCTGCGAGCTGGAGGTCTTTGCGAAAGTCCTGCGTGCGTCTGACAAAAG acaCCTCCTGCACCACTGTTTCCAGGCCCTCATGGACCACGGCGTGAAGGTGGCCTCTGTGCTGGCCAGCTCCTTCAGCCGCCGCTGCTCCTACATCGCCGAGTCGGACGCGCACGTCAAGGAGAAGGCCATTCAGTTCGGCTTCGTTTTAg GCGGCTTCTTGTCGGACGCGGGCTGGTACGGCGACGCGGAGAAAGTGTTCCTGTCCTGTCTGCAGCTCTGCACACTGCACGACGAGGTCCTGCACTGGTACCGCGCCGTCGAGTGCTGCGTGAG GCTGCTTCACGTCCGCAACGGCAACTGCAAATACCACCTGGGGGAGGAGACCTTCAAGCTGGCTCAGTCGTACATGGACAAGCTGGCCAAACATGGCCACCAGGCCAACAAAGCGGCGCTTTACGGGGAGCTGTGTGCCCTGCTGTTCGCCAAGAGCCACTACGACGAG GCATACAGATGGTGTATAGAGGCCATGAGGGAGATTACCGTGGGCTTGCCCGTCAAGGTGGTTGTTGACGTTTTGAGACAGGCGTCTAAG GCCTGCGTGGTGAAACGGGAGTTCCGTAAAGCAGAGCAGTTGATAAAACATGCAGTATTTCTGGCTCG ggaACATTTTGGACACAAGCACCCCAAGTACTCGGATACACTTCTAGATTATGGGTTCTACCTGCTAAACGTAGATAACATCTGTCAGTCCGTCGCTATTTACCAG ACGGCTCTGGACATTCGGCAGTCGGTGTTCGGAGGGAAGAACATCCACGTAGCTACAGCACATGAGGACCTGGCGTACTCCTCTTATGTCCACCAGTACAGTTCTGGTAAATTTGACAACGCGCT ATTCCACGCAGAACGTGCCATAGACATCATCACTCACATTCTACCCGAGGACCACCTCCTGCTCGCCTCATCCAAAAGGGTGAAAG CCCTCATCCTGGAGGAGATCGCCATCGACTGCCACAACAAAGAAACGGAGGAGAGACTGCTGCAGGAGGCGCACgacctccacctctcctccctccagcTGGCCAAAAAAGCCTTCGGGGAGTTCAATGTCCAGACCGCGAAACACTACGGCAACCTGGGCCGGCTCTACCAGTCTATGCGCAAGTTCAAG GAGGCGGAGGAGATGCACATTAAGGCGATCCAGATAAAGGAGCAGCTCCTGGGCCAGGAGGACTACGAGGTGGCGCTGTCCGTGGGCCACCTGGCCTCGCTCTACAACTACGACATGAACCAGTACGACGACGCCGAGAAGCTCTACCTGCGCTCCATCGCCAtcg GTAAGAAGCTGTTCGGCGAGGGCTACAGTGGACTGGAATACGATTACAGGGGCCTGATTAAACTGTACAACTCTGTGGGGAACTATGAGAAGGTGTTTGAGTACCACAACATTCTGTCCAACTGGAACCGCCTGAGGGACCGGCAGTTTGCTGTGGCCGACGCCCTGGAGGACGTCAACACCAGCCCCCAGGCCACCGAGGAGGTGGTGCAGTCCTTCCTGCTGTCGCAGGGACACGCGGCGGGCCACGGCTGCCTGGGCTGA
- the LOC133133790 gene encoding protein phosphatase 1D-like: protein MESTLSVRVSVFSDQGGRKYMEDVTDVVVEQEPSDYELGTAGTKVNVCDYASYTQEHKLQDRTPGGVTGCPLPATISWTQNEEHKSSCIDAAKPMLDGEHTANARPRRSVAFFAVFDGHGGREAALFARNHLWEFIKKQRGFWSKDYEEVCAAIRKGFVACHHAMWKKLPEWPKTFMGLPSTSGTTASVVVIRGDCMFVAHVGDSAVVLGVRDPPAKRSIQAVEVTQDHKPELPKERHRIEGLGGSVMKKSGVNRVVWKRPRLTHNGPVRRSTVIDQIPFLAVARALGDLWSYDFYSGEFVVSPEPDTSVVRLDPRKHRYVILASDGLWNMVPPQVAVTMCQDHDQALAPFGVSCARHLVTHALLRWRRRMLRADNTSVIVVSLQEAGGPPMPVHHDELMFNLAEGPQYGMASGTRSSTPLIETPDLELSCPGGERLPPLERQNCLFGASSWELSDPLAHGGLSTQLSEGGPLPRCKRTLESSQSSGLAGKRPRRGLASPATPRRRNAERLSVRRSGRGHKPTPNVPALLQQHRKATVCAC, encoded by the exons ATGGAAAGCACATTATCGGTACGAGTGAGTGTATTCTCAGACCAGGGAGGTAGAAAATATATGGAAGATGTAACCGATGTTGTAGTGGAGCAAGAGCCCAGTGACTATGAGCTCGGAACCGCGGGGACTAAAGTGAACGTCTGTGACTATGCCAGTTACACGCAAGAACACAAGCTTCAAGACCGGACTCCGGGGGGTGTGACTGGTTGTCCTTTGCCCGCCACTATTTCATGGACGCAAAACGAAGAACACAAAAGTAGTTGCATAGATGCAGCAAAACCGATGCTGGACGGAGAGCACACGGCCAATGCTCGACCTCGGAGGTCTGTGGCTTTCTTCGCCGTGTTTGATGGCCACGGGGGCCGAGAAGCGGCGCTTTTCGCTCGGAATCATCTATGGGAGTTCATTAAGAAACAACGAGGATTTTGGTCCAAGGATTACGAAGAAGTATGCGCAGCAATCCGTAAAGGATTCGTTGCTTGCCACCATGCAATGTGGAAAAAGCTGC CGGAGTGGCCCAAGACCTTCATGGGACTCCCCAGCACGTCAGGCACCACGGCCAGTGTGGTTGTGATCCGGGGGGACTGCATGTTCGTGGCCCACGTCGGGGACTCCGCGGTGGTGCTGGGGGTGCGGGACCCCCCCGCTAAACGCTCGATCCAGGCCGTGGAGGTCACGCAGGACCACAAGCCCGAGCTTCCCAAGGAGAGGCATCGCATCGAGGGCCTGGGCGGCAG TGTGATGAAGAAGTCGGGGGTGAACCGTGTGGTTTGGAAGAGACCCAGGCTGACCCATAACGGTCCGGTCAGGAGGAGCACCGTCATCGACCAGATCCCCTTCCTTGCCGTGGCTCGAGCACTAG GGGACCTGTGGAGCTACGACTTCTACAGCGGGGAGTTTGTGGTGTCCCCGGAGCCCGACACCAGCGTGGTCCGGCTGGACCCCAGAAAGCACCGCTACGTGATCCTGGCCAGCGACGGGCTGTGGAACATGGTGCCGCCGCAGGTGGCTGTGACCATGTGCCAGGACCACGACCAAGCCCTG GCGCCCTTTGGCGTGTCCTGCGCCCGTCACCTGGTGACCCACGCCCTGCTGCGTTGGCGTCGGCGGATGCTCCGGGCGGATAACACCAGCGTCATCGTCGTCTCTCTGCAGGAGGCAGGGGGCCCGCCGATGCCCGTGCACCACGACGAGCTGATGTTCAACCTCGCCGAGGGGCCCCAGTACGGCATGGCCAGCGGGACACGCTCCAGCACCCCGCTCATAGAG ACTCCGGATCTGGAGCTGTCCTGCCCGGGGGGTGAGCGGCTCCCCCCGCTGGAGCGGCAGAACTGTCTGTTCGGGGCCAGCTCGTGGGAGCTCTCGGACCCCCTCGCTCACGGCGGTTTGAGCACTCAGCTGAGCGAGGGCGGGCCCCTGCCCCGCTGCAAACGGACCCTGGAGAGCTCGCAGAGCTCCGGGCTGGCGGGAAAGAGACCGCGTCGAGGCCTCGCCTCTCCTGCCACGCCCCGCCGCAGGAACGCCGAGCGGCTGTCCGTGCGCCGCAGCGGGAGGGGCCACAAGCCCACCCCCAACGTCCCCGCCCTCCTGCAGCAGCACAGAAAAGCGACCGTGTGCGCGTGCTAA